CACTACGATCATGTCTTGGCCGTCAAGAAGAGACTACGGCAAGAGGGAAAGCAGGCTGTGAAACGACGTGTGTTCCCCCGTAGTCCTGAAGCGCGTCCAGTGGTTGTCTTCTTGGCAGAACTCTCCTCCGGGCTTAATCCGCAGCAGTACCAGCGGTCATCGGATTTTACATTAAGCGGAAGAGGCATGAGTTCCGGCCGTACAGAGATCGTCATGGAAGAGTTTCTTGATGCGGCAAAGATGTTAAATCCTGTCCCCTACAAGGTGCTGCGCCTCCATCCGAAAAATACACTGCAGGATTTTTCAGCGTATCATGGTGAATTTGATCTGGTAAGTAAAGATGAATTGCCGCTTGAAATCGTCTTCGCGGCTGATCTTGTTGTCGGTATGACATCCATGCTCCTGTTTGAAGCCGCTCTGATGGGAATCAAGACGCTTTCTATTGTCCCCCGAGCGGAGGAGATAGAATGGCTGGCGAGTATTCGCGCTGGCATTACCGAATACGTCTCCACACGTGATCGGCTCGGTTCCGTGTTGAATAGATGCTTTGCAAATTGCCATGGGAAGGCTCCTGCTGACGATGAAGGGAAAGTAATTACCAACGCCGTGGGCAATATTATCGGAGCCGTTGAGAAAATTCTGTTGAACGGACGGCAAGCGGATAGGTGCAGGCGATAGGAGTATTTAAACGTGCGTCATCTAAAGCCTGGTGAACAGTAAAAAAGAAAACCACTACAGGAGGGGGCAATGCGGTCGAAGCAAGATTTCGATAACGAAAAGGTAGTAAAAATTTCGAATAAAATTTATAGCGAAACGGCGCTCAAATACGGGCCGGACAGTAATGCGGTGAGGTATGGTGATCAGCAATCGCAATACCTCAGGTTTGCAGAAATCGTCAGGTATATAGATATGGAGGGAAATGGCAAACACGTATTGGATGTCGGCTGCGGCAACGCTGAATTATACAAGTTCCTTAATTTTATGGGCTTTCGCGGGCGGTATACCGGCTACGATATCAATAAGCATCTGCTGAATATCGCAAAAAAGAGATTTAAGAATATAGATGTCTCCTTGGTTGATCTCATGGAGCAAAGGCCGAAAAAACATTTCAATTACGTTGTGGCAAGCGGGCTGTTCGGTTTAAATATCGGACAAAATATGGAGTGGACATTTTCGCTTATCAAGAGAATGTATGACTTATGCACAGAAAAAACAGTTTTTAACATGATTTCCAGTCATGTAAATTTTAAAGAGCACGATATGTTTTATGTCGATCCCGGAGAAGTCTTGAAATTCTGCATAGAGAAGTTATCCAGAAGAGTAGCCTTGGTACACCATAATATTCCCTATAATTTTACTGTAGTCATTTCAAAGGGCGCTGAATGGAAATCAATAGCCTAAATGGCGTAACGACAGCTTACGGAAGGCGATGCAGCTATGTATAGTGTACGTGGCCCTTTGAATGAGGTATTGTGGGATCACTATGTGGACCGGTCACCGCAAGGAACGGTATTTTTGAAGACAGATTTTATCAAATCGCTGAGTATCGGCTATAAGATGCATGTCGTATACAAAGGCGATAAGCCGGTGGCCGGCTGTGTGGTTCTGCTCGATGAGAAGGGCTCTGCGGCGCGCTCTCCCTATTCATTTGTACCCTACCAGGGATTCTTTTTTATTGCCGATGACAATGAGGAGGCAGTGCTAAATCATAAGGCAATCTTCAATCAGTTTAAGATCACGGAATACTTTATTGAATACCTGCTCGATACCTACGGGAGGCTGTCCCAAACTCATTTCGGGCTTGAGGATTACAGGCCTTTCTTATGGTATAATTACCATTCTCCCGAAAAGGGACTTTTTATGCTGAACCTGAGTTATACAACCGTGCTGGATATTCAAAAATATGCGACATTGGAGGAATACTTGCGTTCAACAAGCACGCTGAGGCGACGTGAGCATAACAAGGCACAGAAAGGCGGGGTCGAACTGCGAGAATTAAAGCACGATGACCTTAACGTGCTCTTTGATCTGCATATACAGACATTTAAACGGCAAGGGCTCGACGTGTCGTCTGGTGAGCAATTACTGGTGCGCTCAATCGCCAGTTCGGCACTGAAGAAAGGCTATGGTCGTCTTACCGCAGCGTTCATGAACGGAGTTCCCGTGTCAGCTATATTGTACCTGCTGGACAAAAAAAGGGGCTATTATCTGATCGGGGCCAATGATCCCGCCTTCAGAGATACGTCTGCATCAACGTTGCTGTTTGTTGAAAATATATGGAGATGTAAAATTGATGGCCTGAAGGAAGTAGATTTTGTGGGGTGTAATTCTCCTCAGCGAGGAGATTACAAGCTGAGTTTTAACGGCCGACTGGTGCCCTGCTTTGAAACACACTTCAATATATCGTAGGACTGTCAGTTGCATATAGTACTACCTGATTTTACAGGTGAATGGAAATGATGAGAAAACTGCTTAAAAAACTAGTGTCGCCGTGTAAGCGATATTTGATGCACGATGTCGAGCTTCAAACTGATAGGCTCTTGATGATAGCCGGTAAGAATGCCGCGTCTCAGTTAAGGCAGATCCATGAGGTTAATTCACTAAGCGATGCGGGGTTCAGTGTGTATTCCCAATTTGACGAGGATGGCATCGTGGAATGGTTGCTTCAGCGGGTGCCTATTGCATCAACACGGTTTGTCGAATTTGGCGTAAGTAATTATAAGGAGTCAAATACCCGCTTTCTGCTTAAAAATAGAAACTGGAGAGGGCTTGTTCTCGATTGCGGCAGTGAGAATATAGGGATCATTCATAATGATGAGATTTCATGGAAGCATGAGCTGCTGGCGTACCACGCCTTTGTAACGCCCGAGAATATCAACGATATACTCAAAAAGTCTGACTTTACGGGTGAAATAGGGTTGTTAAGCGTGGATGCCGGAGGCATGGATTACTGGATTTGGAAAGCAATTGAGGTCATTGCTCCCTGTATTGTCATTTGTGAATACAACGCCATTTTCGGTGATTTGCATCCGGTGTCGATTCCCTACGCACATGACTTTGATAGAGCAAAGGCTCACTATTCGGACCTCTATTGGGGAGCGGGGATCGTTGCGTTTGAGAACGTCGCGCGATTGAAAGGCTATACCTTGATCGGCTCAAATGCAGGTGGACACAATGCCTTTTTTATCCGTGATGACCTTTTCGAGCATCTTAACCTGGCTATCGCTGACAAAAGCGCAAAACCCTCTCTCTTCAGGGAGTCCCGCTCACTCACGGGAAATTTTACCTATGTCAGCGGAATCAAGCGCTTTGATATGATCAAGCATTTGACGGTGGTTCGAGTCGATACCGGTGAGAAAGTGGCGCTTGAGACGTTGAGCCCTGTTTATAGTAAAGCGTGGATGAATATATTGGGGGACGTAGCATAAAATGTCGCATGCAATCAGAAAAATATGGTCAATTATTGAGTTGCTGGTCAGTAGTTTGCACAATGCATCTTTAACAGCATTGAAGCAATTCTTCAAAGCCCGCACGCTGACAGAGAATGAAAAGCGTTTCAGTAAGATGAATGCCGTATTCTGGCGGCAATATTCAGGGACAGCACCGCACGCTGGCGATTCGAGGTATATTCTAATATTGCCGGAGGGACAGATTATCAACACACTCAAGAATGCGACGCTTGCCAGAGTCGGCATTGCCGCAGCCCGGGGCATGCGAATGCTTTTCCTGCTGCCTACCAGCAACTTCTCCTTGAAGAGCATATTGAAATCATTTTCACAAAGCGAATTCGTATTCTATTACAGTTGGCGATATTTCCCCTATATGCTGCTGAGCCTTTTCCAGGCACTCAAGGCATATCGCCGGCTGGCCTCACCCGACGACGTTCTGTCCTTTGAGACAGATGGCATTAATTTCGGAGATCTGATTTATGATTCAGTCCTGGCCGGCCAGTGGGCAACCCTTGATACTGTAGATCATCGGGTTTTCAAGCAATGCTGGCAATTTTATTTCTACAGAAGCGTTATAAAAGACATATTAAAGCGATATAACATTGAATGCGCTGTTCTCTCGCATCCATGCGGCGTTAGAGGGGGGACGAATTTCCGATATTTAGTAAGAAATAATATTGAGGTAATCAGGAGTGCCGGGTCGGGTGTGCTGATGTTTCATAAGCTTCGGACGCTTGAGGACGGCTACAGTGAAGTCTTTATCCCGGAGCAGGAACATTTCGATTATATGCTGGAAAACTATGAACGCTTTGCTTTGGGAGCGGAGCAGTTTTTACGAGTGCGATTTAATGATCAAAAAAGAGAGCTGGGAGATATTGAGGAAAACTTGGCGTTCAAAAAGGATAAGCATGTTTATACCGCGCGAGAAGAGTTTTGCAATAAATATAACCTGGACACTACAAAGAAGAACATTTTTGTCATGCTGCATGGTTTTAATGATTTCCCCCATGGGTTTGGCTGGATTATCTATCGAGATTTTTACGAGTGGTTTATGGTAACTCTTGAAATTGCGCGGAAAACCTCATCGGTGAACTGGGTTTTTAAGGAACACCCTTATTCTGCCTATTATCCTACCAGGGACCTGGATCTGAATCTTCTCTTTAAAACCATAAATGACCCGCATATTTGCTTTTTGAACAGAGATGAGGACTTTAATGCGAAAAGCCTGCTTTTTGTAGCTGATACCGTCATTACCTGCATAGGTACCGCGGGAATGGAATATTCTGCAATGGGAAAACCCTGCATACTTGGGGGAAGAACGACCTACAGCGGTTTCGGGTTTACCGTTGAGCCGAAAACCGATCACGAGTATAGACAACTCCTCAGGGCGATAAATGATCTTCCCGGTCTCACTGAGGAACAAATCAAGAAAGCTAAGATGCTTATCTACTACGAGCTGAAAATGGCCTTTGATTATGTTGATCCCTTTTTCCCCGCCTTTAATATTGAGCAGCAGAATGAGTTCACCATCGATAGCATTTTTGAAGAGTCTGTTGCTTATTGGAATAAGGTGAGCCATGATGCGAGGCGTCGGGCGGTCGCAGATATCGTGGAATTCCTGAATAACCCAGAGGCCATTCGCTATATCAATCTGAATAAACATATCTATTTTAAAGGAAAAACTCCTCGCTTTTCGCCGAACCCTTCGTTTTCCAAGCTGTGAATAAATGAGTTGGGAGAAATACTTTTCTTTTAACGCATCGCTGCGCTCCTTTATTAAAAACGGGGGCACATATATGTTCTTTTCTGTCGTTAATCGGGCAATTCCATTCGTATTGCTCCCCGTTTTAACAAAATATCTCAGACCAGACGAGTTCGGTGTTATAGCTGTTTTTACGGTGATCATGTCGGTCGCGACCCCGATTATAGGGCTTTGCAGCAATTCTGTCCTATGGCAAAAATACTTTAAACTCAACAATGAGGAACGAGTGTATTTCATCAATGATTCATATAAAATCATGGCGGGAATGTTTGTGATCGTAACGCTGATCGCAGTGACTGCTTATCCGTGGATCGAGGCATGGATAAGGATACCGCTCTTCTGGGTAGAAGTAGCACTTGTGTGCGGATTAATGAGCATGTCGGCTACCTTGACGAGCACAATCTTCCAGTTGAGAAAACAAGCGGTCAAATTCGGAGTCCTTCAGTCATCGAGTGTCGTGACGAATCTCCTGCTTTCCATTCTTTTTGTGGTGTATTTTAAACTGTCCTGGCAAGGGAGGTTACTGGCGATACTCCTGTCAAGCTTTATTATCTTTGTATATGCCGTCCACGTCAACTATAAAAATAATGACATATCATTGCAAAAAATGAGGCGTTCTCCTCAGCTATTTACTATAATGAGCCTGGGGGGAGCGCTCATTCCAACAACTGTGTCCGGTTGGGCTCTTTCGATGAGCGATAGAATTTTCCTAACGCGGCTTACCTCTCTCGATGCTGTGGGAATATATTCAATTGGCATCATGATCGGCCAGATCGTGGATGTCATTCTGAATTCATTTCATCAATCATATCAGCCCGTATTTTTTGAGGCCGTATCCCAAAATACATTTGAAAAAAGAATCCGCATTGTGCAGGTAATTTACTTGTTCATAATCTTTTCTTTGCTTGTTGCTCTCATCATCTCTTTGCTCTCTCCGTTAATTCTTCGCGTTATGGTTGACAAGAGGTATGCGGAGGCGCAGAGTATCGTGGCCTGGATAGCATTTTCAAACGCCTTTTGGTCTATCGGTGCGCTCTTTTACAATCTCATCCTGTCCGCGGAGAAGAACGGTGTTGCCTCACTTGTGAGCTACGCGACCATTATCATCAATCTGGCTGCTAATTACCTCTTTATAACAGCCTACGGAATGAGAGGTGCGGCAATCGGCAGTATGGTCTCATCAGCATCGTTTATGCTGCTGTTTGCATTTGCCTCATTAAGGTATCATCGTATGCCGTGGCTTGATACAAAAGTACTGAAGTGGAGCCTGTAAGCACGATTATGATTAAGGACATTTTAAAGAAGCTGTTGCCGGTCAAAGTAATTGCTGAGCTAAGAACGGTGCGATCAATTTTATCGGTGTTGCATAATTACTGGTATGATGCTTCACGATGCATTAAGTATTCGCTGCCCCCGCACCTCCCCGAGACCTGCGAGCAGCTGGAGGCGAGAATAATAGCCCATTATCACGTCATCGAGAAAGGCCTGTCATTAAAAGAGCCTCGACTTATGTTCGGGAAAGATATAATCGAATCGTTATTTCTCCTGCTCCGCTGCTATAAAAACAAAGGATATGATCAAAATAGATTCGCCTTCCAGACCGCCGTTTCAGTCCTGTGGGAGTATATACGTTTTCATGAGAAGCATAACTGTGAACTTAAGGAGATGAGGGAGCGATTGCAGGAAGCCTCAGCGAATCTTTGTCAAGGGAGCGGCGGAGCTCTTGCAATGGTGCGAAAGGAAGTGTTGCATAACTGCAGCGTAGACTTTGATAGCTTTGCGAGAAGCAGGTACAGTATCAGAAATTTCAGCGACGAGGATGTTCCCGTTGAATTGATATATCGTGCTGTAGCAATTGCCCAAAAAGCGCCGTCATCATGCAACAGACAGCCAGTAAAGGTATATATTATTAGAGATGAGCGCGTTAAAGCCGAAGTGCTCAATTTGCAGACCGGAAACAGAGGATTCGGATATTTGGCAAAAAATCTCCTCATAGTAACTGCCGATCTGCATGCATTCAACGGGGTTCACGAAAGGAATCAATCCTTTATAGACGGCGGCATGTTTGCCATGTCGCTTCTTTATGCGCTCCATCATGTCGGACTCGCATCATGTGCGCTCAACTGGGGGGTGACCAAAGAGAAGGATGTAATCATAAGGAGAATAGTGGGAATTAGTTCCTCAGAAAACATCGTTTTAATAATTGCAGTAGGTCATTATCCAGAACTGTTCTCTGTTGCCGTATCATCCCGGAAAAACCTGGAAGAAATTGTAATTGTTAGGTGATAGGTGTCTGCTAGGGCCAGCCTGATATGGGGAGAAGAGCGTGCAGGATAATATGATGTGTGGAATAGTGACGTTTCACGACGGAATTAACTTTGGAGCATATTTGCAGACGTATGCACTACACAAGTACCTCTTAACATTGGGGATTGGAAACGAGGTCTTAAATTATAAGGGGCTGCGACATTGGTTTAATGAATATTACATTACACTCCACACAAAAAACCCAATTTTATTTGCTGCTATTTTAAAGAAAATCTCAAAATTCAAAGAAGCTGAAA
This sequence is a window from Nitrospirota bacterium. Protein-coding genes within it:
- a CDS encoding class I SAM-dependent methyltransferase translates to MRSKQDFDNEKVVKISNKIYSETALKYGPDSNAVRYGDQQSQYLRFAEIVRYIDMEGNGKHVLDVGCGNAELYKFLNFMGFRGRYTGYDINKHLLNIAKKRFKNIDVSLVDLMEQRPKKHFNYVVASGLFGLNIGQNMEWTFSLIKRMYDLCTEKTVFNMISSHVNFKEHDMFYVDPGEVLKFCIEKLSRRVALVHHNIPYNFTVVISKGAEWKSIA
- a CDS encoding oligosaccharide flippase family protein is translated as MSWEKYFSFNASLRSFIKNGGTYMFFSVVNRAIPFVLLPVLTKYLRPDEFGVIAVFTVIMSVATPIIGLCSNSVLWQKYFKLNNEERVYFINDSYKIMAGMFVIVTLIAVTAYPWIEAWIRIPLFWVEVALVCGLMSMSATLTSTIFQLRKQAVKFGVLQSSSVVTNLLLSILFVVYFKLSWQGRLLAILLSSFIIFVYAVHVNYKNNDISLQKMRRSPQLFTIMSLGGALIPTTVSGWALSMSDRIFLTRLTSLDAVGIYSIGIMIGQIVDVILNSFHQSYQPVFFEAVSQNTFEKRIRIVQVIYLFIIFSLLVALIISLLSPLILRVMVDKRYAEAQSIVAWIAFSNAFWSIGALFYNLILSAEKNGVASLVSYATIIINLAANYLFITAYGMRGAAIGSMVSSASFMLLFAFASLRYHRMPWLDTKVLKWSL
- a CDS encoding GNAT family N-acetyltransferase encodes the protein MDRSPQGTVFLKTDFIKSLSIGYKMHVVYKGDKPVAGCVVLLDEKGSAARSPYSFVPYQGFFFIADDNEEAVLNHKAIFNQFKITEYFIEYLLDTYGRLSQTHFGLEDYRPFLWYNYHSPEKGLFMLNLSYTTVLDIQKYATLEEYLRSTSTLRRREHNKAQKGGVELRELKHDDLNVLFDLHIQTFKRQGLDVSSGEQLLVRSIASSALKKGYGRLTAAFMNGVPVSAILYLLDKKRGYYLIGANDPAFRDTSASTLLFVENIWRCKIDGLKEVDFVGCNSPQRGDYKLSFNGRLVPCFETHFNIS
- a CDS encoding nitroreductase family protein, whose amino-acid sequence is MIKDILKKLLPVKVIAELRTVRSILSVLHNYWYDASRCIKYSLPPHLPETCEQLEARIIAHYHVIEKGLSLKEPRLMFGKDIIESLFLLLRCYKNKGYDQNRFAFQTAVSVLWEYIRFHEKHNCELKEMRERLQEASANLCQGSGGALAMVRKEVLHNCSVDFDSFARSRYSIRNFSDEDVPVELIYRAVAIAQKAPSSCNRQPVKVYIIRDERVKAEVLNLQTGNRGFGYLAKNLLIVTADLHAFNGVHERNQSFIDGGMFAMSLLYALHHVGLASCALNWGVTKEKDVIIRRIVGISSSENIVLIIAVGHYPELFSVAVSSRKNLEEIVIVR